From the Corticium candelabrum chromosome 2, ooCorCand1.1, whole genome shotgun sequence genome, one window contains:
- the LOC134176566 gene encoding uncharacterized protein LOC134176566, which produces MASTAERQNASTDGGKQRTSESALFKGNLDRDYELITRAVVHCGSGQWQEIGLELGMNEDQIKSETHDKPRYTGKLRALIEARRAKVSKKQTIEDLLKACRQIPHPIYEDVIQQWQKGEMFYPMSSVPMGQLLSAATVCDGANPTRASIRALAKDIAKYTQKDHIPC; this is translated from the exons ATGGCTTCAACAGCTGAGCGTCAGAATGCAtcaacag atggTGGAAAGCAACGTACAAGTGAATCTGCATTATTCAAAG GCAATCTCGACAGAGATTATGAATTGATAACCAGAGCTGTTGTTCATTGTGGCAGCGGCCAGTGGCAGGAAATTGGCCTGGAGTTGGGAATGAACGAAGATCAGATTAAGTCAGAAACTCATGATAAACCTCGCTACACTGGGAAACTACGCGCTCTGATTGAAGCAAGAAGAGCGAAAGTATCCAAAAAGCAGACAATAGAAGATTTGTTGAAGGCTTGCCGACAGATACCTCACCCTATATATGAGGATGTGATACAGCAATGGCAGAAAGGTGAAATGTTTTACCCAATGAGTTCGGTACCCATGGGGCAGCTGTTATCAGCAGCCACTGTGTGTGATGGTGCCAATCCAACCAGGGCTTCAATTCGAGCTCTAGCCAAAGACATTGCCAAATACACCCAGAAAGACCACATACCATGTTAA